Part of the Streptomyces sp. NBC_01353 genome, GGCCGACGACGGCCCCGAGGCGTTCCCCGGGACCGCCGCCGCACTCGTCAGCGGGCGTCATCTCACCTGGTACGGGCCGTCACTGACCGAGGCCCCGCAGGTGCTGTCCCGGGCCCTGCGAGCAGCGCTCCGCTGAACAGCCCGCGCAGGGTGTGGAATCCGGCCACCAGCCAGGCCGCGACGAGGAACACGTACAGCGCGATCGCGAGCCAGCGGAAGACGGCCAGACCCGTGTGGTGGGCGAGCCCCTCCGCGCCCGTCACGCAGGTGCCGACCGGGAAGGTGAAGGCCCACCAGGTCATCGCGAACCCCATGCCCTGACGGCGGGCCCGCACCACCATCGCCCCGGCCAGCGCCAGCCACAGCAGGGCGAAGCCCATCACCGGCACGCCGTAGAGGACGGCGAAAGCGGCGAATCCGTGCGCGTACGGGGCGGGCAGCACGCCGGTCGCGACGTCGGCGAACTTGTTCGCGGCGGTGGTCGACTGGCCCAGCGGGCCGAGGACCAGGAAGAGGGTGGGGGTGAGCGCGAGGGGCAGCGGTCCGCCGGTGACGAGGCGGCCGAAGACCAGCGGCAGCATCACGAGGGTGGCGAGCAGGCTGATGCCGAACATCGCGTAACAGGCGATCAGCAGCGTCTGCTGGGCCTGCCCGGCCGGCAGATGGGGCAGGAGCAGCGGGCCGAGGGCGGCGGAGACCATCGGGGCGACGACCGGGAGGAACCACACCGGGGACGCGCTCTCGATCCTGTGGTGCACCACCATCAGATACGGGATCGCGACCGCGGCGGCCAGGCCGATGGCCGATCCGGTGGTGAACAGGACGGTGTCGATCGCGACGGCGGCCGGGAGCCCCAGCCAGTCCTGGCCGACGAGCAGGGTGCCGCCGCCGACCGCGAGAAGGGCCATCGACAGACAGCCGTAGAACGGGGCCACGGCCGGGTCCATGAGGTGCTTCCTGGCCTGGTCGCGGTGGTGGATCCAGTGCGCGGAGCGAGCGGCGACCAGGGCGAGGAGCATCGCGAAGGAGAGGGCCCAGACGGCGGTGCACGCGGTGCGCAGCCCGGGCACGTGCACCGGGAGGGTCGCTCCCGCGTTGGCGACGATGGCGGTGCCCATCACCGAGGCGTACCAGTTGGGGCCGAGGTGACGGACCGCGGTCGCCCGCGCGCCGGGGGTGGTGGCGCGGGGGACCGGACGGGAAGCTGCGAGGGTTGCCATGGCTTCACCCTCGCGCGGCCGCGCGGGCCCGACCAGGGATCTTGGCGCTATGACGTCATAAGCTGACTTTATGAGCAGCGAGCCTATCGAGACCGCACCCCTGTCCCACCGGGTCCCCGACCTCGGCGCGCTCGAACTGCTCCTGGCCGTCGCCCGGCACGGCAGCCTGGGGCGGGCCGCCCGCGAGGTGGGCATCACGCAGCCCGCCGCGAGCAGCCGGATCCGGTCGATGGAGAGGCAGCTCGGCGTCGCCCTGGTGGACCGCTCGCCGCGCGGCTCGCGTCTCACTGACGCGGGGGCGCTCGTGACCGACTGGGCGCGGCGGATCGTGGAGGCGGCGGAGGCGTTCGACGCCGGGGCGCAGGCGCTGCGCGGGCGGCGGGACTCGCGGCTGCGGGTGGCCGCGTCGATGACGATCGCCGAGTATCTGCTGCCGGGCTGGCTGATCGCGCTGCGCGCGGAGCGGCCGGACACGGCCGTGTCGCTGATGGCGGGGAACTCGGCGGCGGTCGCGGAGCGGCTGCTCGCGGACGAGGCGGACCTGGGGTTCGTGGAGGGGCTCGCCGTGCCCGACGGCCTGGACGGGGCGGTCGTCGCCCGCGACCGGCTCGTCGTGGTCGCCGCGCCGTCCCATGCGTGGGCCCGCCGCCGTAAGCCGCTGGACCCGGGGGAGTTGGCCGCGACTCCGCTGATCCTGCGCGAGCGGGGTTCGGGGACCCGGCAGGTCCTCGACTCCGCGCTCTCCGCGCATGGCGGACTGGCCCAGCCGCTGCTCGAACTCGCCTCCACCACAGCGGTGAAGGCGGCGGCGGTCAGCTCCGCGGGCCCCGCCGTTCTGAGCGAGCTCGCCGTCGCGGAGGAGCTGACTTCGCGGCGCCTGGTCGAGATCCCGGTCGAGGGCGTGCTGCTCCGCCGCGACCTCCGAGCGGTCTGGCCGACCGGCCACCGGCCGACGGGGCCGGCGCGCGACCTGCTGTCACTGACCAGGGCGAGGCCGACGGGGTAGGGCGCGGTCCGGACCCGTCGGGCGTCTGCGGGCGCGTCGTGGTCGTTTGCGCAGTTCCCCGCGCCCCTCAGGGGCCGTCAGCTTGCCGCCTTGATCAGGCCCTGCATCACCCGTAGGTCCTCGGCCATTTCCGGGTGCCATTGGACGCCCAGGGCCCAGGCCGGGGCGGCCAGTTCGATGGCCTCTGGTGTGCCGTCCTCCGCGTACGCCGAGGGCGCCAGGCCCTCGCCCAGGCGGTCCACGGCCTGGTGGTGGTAGGTCGGCACCGAGGTCAGTTCCGGGACCAGGGAGGCGTACAGCGTGCCGGGGACCGGCTTCACCGCGTGGCGGCCGATCACGCCGACCGCCTCCACATGCCCCTCCAGGTGCTGGACCAGGGTGCCGCCGAGCGCCACATTGAGCAGCTGCATGCCCCGGCAGATGCCGAGCACCGGAGTGCCCGAGGCCAGCGCCGCCTCGACCAGGGCCAGCTCCCACGCGTCCCTGGCCCGGGCGGGCGGGCCGGTACGGGGATCGGGCTCCGCCCCGTACCGCACCGGCTCGACGTCCGCGCCGCCCGCGACCACCAGACCGTCGAGCCGGGCCACCACCGCCGCCGCGGCCGACGGGTCGTCCGGCGGGAGCATCGCCGCGAGGCCACCGCTCGCCTGGACCAGCCGTGGGTACTGCGCGGGCAGCAGGGCCGCGGGCATGTCCCACACCCCCCAGCGGGCCTGGTCCAGATAGGTCGTCACGCCGATGAGCGGCTTGGACACGGAAGACTCCTCCGTCGGTCGGTGGTGGTCAGTCGCGTTCGAGTTCGGCCTCGGCCGCCGCCAGCGCCGCGAACTCCTCCTCCGGCGCCTTGGCCACCAGATGCTTCCGACTGTAGAACGCGAAGTAGGCGAGGGCGATCACATAGACCCCGAGCGCGATGAACGCCGCGTCCTTGTCGACCAGGAAGGTCGCCACCAGCGCCGACAGGGCGAGGACGAAGGCCACGGACGAGGTCACCACCCCGCCCGGCGTCCGGTACGGGCGGTGCAGCTCCGGCTCGCGGCGGCGCAGCACGATGTGGGAGAGCGCCATCAGGGCGTACGAGATGGTCGCGCCGAACACCGCGATGTTCAGCATCCGCGCGCCGTTCCCGGTCCCCGCGGCGAGCGCGAAGCCGATCGCGCCCGGGATGAGCAGCCCCAGGTACGGCGACTTGCGGCGGCTGGTGAGGGAGAGGAACCGGGGCAGGTACCCGGCCCTGGACAGGGCGAAGAGCTGGCGCGAACCGGCGTAGATGAGCGAGAAGAACGAGGCCACGAGGCCGGCGAGGCCCGCGTAGTTCACGAACCGGCTGAGCAGCGTCGGGTCCCCGTCGCCCTGCAGCGCCACGACCAGCGGGTTGCCTGCCTCCTGGATGGCGGCCGAGCCGCGCGCCCCGGTGGAGGCGAAGAAGGTCATCACGGCGAGCAGCACCAGGATGCCCATCGAGATCGCCAGCGCCTTCGGCATCGAGCGGACCGGGTCCTTCGCCTCCTCGGCGGCGAGCGGCACACCCTCGACCCCGAGGAAGAACCACATGCCGAAGGGGAACGCGGCCCAGATGCCGAGAAGGCCGTACGGGAGCCAGGAGTTGGAGCCGAGCGCATCGGTGTCGACGGGGATGTCGTTCAGCCCGTCGACGTGGAAGTCGCTGAGTGCGCCGAGCGCGAAGATGACCAGGGCCGCGACCGCGATCGCCGTCACGATCAGGCTGAAACGCAGCGCCTCGCCCACGCCCCACAGATGGATCCCGATGAAGATCACGAAGCAGGCGAGATAGACGGGCCAGCCGGACTCGAGGCCGAACAGGCCGAGCGATTCGACGTAGTCACCGATGAAGATGGCGATCGCGGCGGGGGCGAGGATGTACTCGATGAGGATCGCGGTGCCGGTGAGGAAGCCGCCCCAGGTGCCGAGCGCCCGGCGCGCGAAGCCGTAGCCGCCGCCCGCGGTGGGCAGGATCGCGGAGAGCTCGGCGAGCGCGAAGACGAGACAGGCGTACATCGCGCCCATCAGCACGGTGGCGACGGCGAGTCCGCCGAATCCGCCCTTGGACAGGCCGATGTTCCAGCCGGAGAAGTCGCCGGAGACGACGTAGGCGACGCCGAGTCCGGTGAGCAGCAGCCAGCCGGCGCTGCCGCGGCGCAGGGCGCGGCGTTCGAGGTAGTCGTCAGGTGCTGTCTTGTCCCCGGAGGTGTCTTCGAGCGTCATGGCAGCGTCAGCTCCCGCGTCGGGCCCAATGGAATGGGACCATACCTTTGCGTCGGGTCGGCTGGAACGCAACCCCCGTGCGTTACTTTCGCGTTACGGCGAATCCGGCGGTGTCACGTCAGGAAGCCCCGCAGCAGCGCCGCCGTGCCGCCGCAGTGTTCGCGCATGACCTCGCGGGCCGCGTCCGCGTCGCCGTCGAGGACGGCCTCGATCAGCGCCGTGTGCTGGTGCTGGGAGTGCTCCAGGTTGCGTACGAGCAGGGGGATGCAGTCCAGGAGGTCGTTGACCGTCGCCCGGACGGCCGCGTACTGGGCGGTGAGCGTCGGGGAGCCCGAGAGTTCGGCCAGCGTCAGATGGAGCAGCGTGTCCTGGCGCCGGTAGTCCGCCAGCGGGGCGTCGTGCGTGGCCGTCAGGGCCGCCCGCAGCCGCTCCGTGCCTTCGCTCGTCAGTCCGTGCGCCGCGCAGAGCCCCGCCGCGCCGACCTCCAGGACCTCGCGGAAGCGCAGGGTGTCCTCGACGTCGATCGTGGCGATCCGGCGGCGCAGCTCGTCCTCGTCGGCCGTCTGCGGCCGGTGCAGCACGAACGTTCCGCCGTACCGCCCGCGCCGGCTCTCCACGAGCCCCTGCTCCTGGAGCACCTTCAGGACCTCGCGCAGGGTGACCCGGCTGATCCCCATCCGGTCGGCCAGCTCCCGCTCGGCGGGCAGCCGCTCCCCGCCCGGCACCAGGCCGAGCCGTACGACCTGAAGGATCTGCTCCAGCGCCTCCTCGAAGCCGTTGCCCGCCCGCACCGGCCGCAGCACGGGCGTCAGCCGGTCCGGCATGCCCGCCGCGCCGGCCGTCGCCGCGTCCGTCTCCCCACCGATCTTCGCCACGTTGCGGTTTCCCCTTCCCAAGCAATGGTCTTCGGCAATACCTTAAAGCTCCCGGCTGGCCGAAGGAGGAGTAATCCCGTGGCAGACCGCAAAGCCCCGCTCTCCGTCGAGGAGCTCCGTGCTCTCGTCGCGAGCGGTGAGATCGACACAGTCGTCCTGGCCTTCCCCGACATGCAGGGTCGGCTCCAGGGCAAGCGGTTCGCCGCACCGTTCTTCCTCGACGACGTCCTCGACCACGGCACCGAGGGCTGCAACTATCTCCTGGCCGTCGATACCGAGATGAACACGGTCGACGGATACGAGATGTCCTCGTGGGACCGTGGCTACGGCGACTTCGCCATGCACCCCGACCTCTCCACCCTGCGCCGCGTCCCGTGGAACGAGGGTACGGCGATGCTGATCGCCGACCTCGCCTGGAACGACGGCTCACCCGTCGTCGCCGCACCCCGCCAGATCCTCCGCCGCCAGCTGGAACGGCTCGCCGAACACGGCTACACCGCCCACGTCGGCACGGAGCTGGAGTTCATCGTCTTCAAGGACACCTACGAGCAGGCCTGGGACGCGAACTACCGGAACCTGACCCCCGTCAATCAGTACAACATCGACTACTCCGTCCTCGGCACCGGCCGCATCGAGCCCCTCCTGCGGCGGATCCGCAACGAGATGGCCGGCGCAGGACTGACCGTCGAGTCCGCCAAGGGCGAGTGCAACCCGGGCCAGCACGAGATCGCCTTCAAGTACGACGAGGCCCTCGTCACCTGCGACCAGCACGCCGTCTACAAGACGGGCGCCAAGGAGATCGCCGCCCAGGAAGGCGTCTCGCTCACCTTCATGGCGAAGTACAACGAGCGCGAGGGCAACTCCTGCCACATCCACCTCTCGCTCCAGTCCGTCGACGAGGCCGGCACGAACGTCATGGCCGGCGACGGACCCGGCGGCATGTCGGACGTCATGCGGTACTTCCTCGCCGGACAGCTTGCCGCGCTGCGCGACTTCTCCCTCCTCTACGCCCCCCACATCAACTCCTACAAGCGCTTCCAGCCCGGCTCCTTCGCCCCCACCGCCGTCGCCTGGGGCGTGGACAACCGCACCTGCTCCCTGCGCGTCGTCGGCCACGGCCGCTCGATGCGTTTCGAGAACCGGCTCCCCGGCGGGGATGTCAATCCCCACCTCGCCGTCGCGGGCCTGGTCGCCGCCGGTCTGTACGGCATCGAGCAGCGGCTCGAACTGCCCGCGGCCTGTGACGGAAACGCCTACACCGCCGAGTACGCCCACGTCCCCACCACCCTGCGCGAGGCCGCCGAACTCTGGGAGACCAGCCTCATCGCCAAGGCCGCCTTCGGGGACGAGGTCGTCGCGCACTACCGCAACATGGCCCGCGTCGAGCTCGACGCGTACGACGCCGCGGTGACCGACTGGGAGCTGCGCCGCTCCTTCGAACGCATGTGAGGAAAGAGTTGCTCCAGGAACTCCAGGTACTCAATCCGGCGACCGAAGAGGTCGTCGCGACCGTCCCCGCCGCCACACCGGCCGACGTCGACGCCGCGGTCGTACGGGCGACCGAAGCGCAGCGCGGCTGGGCCGCCGCCGCCCCCGCCGACCGGGCCCGGCTGCTGCGCCGCTTCGCCGCCGTCGTCGACGCCCACACCGAGGAGCTGGCCCTCCTCGAAGTGCGCGAGGCCGGTCACACCCTCGGAAACGCCCGCTGGGAGGCGGGCAACGTCCGGGACCTGCTCGACTACGCGGCCGGGGGAGTGGAGCGGCTGAACGGCCGCCAGATCCCCGTCGCCGGCGGTCTCGACGTCACGATCCTCGAACCCCTCGGCGTCGTCGGCGTGATCGCGCCCTGGAACTTCCCCATGCCGATCGCCGCCTGGGCCACCGCCCCGGCCCTCGCCGCCGGCAACGCGGTGATCCTCAAGCCCGCCGAGACCACCCCGCTCACCGCGCTCCGACTCGCCGAACTCGGCCTGGAGGCGGGACTTCCCGAGGGCCTCTTCCAGGTCCTCCCGGGCGAGGGAGCCGTCGCGGGCGACGCGCTCGTCGAACACCCCGGCATCGCCAAGATCGTCTTCACCGGCTCGACGCGGGTGGGGAAGAGCATCATGGCCAAGTGCGCCGCCCAGGTGAAGCGGGTGACGCTCGAACTCGGCGGCAAGAGCCCGAACATCGTCTTCGCCGACGCGGACATCGAGGCCGCGGCGGCAGCGGCGCCGATGTCCTTCCTCGACAACAGCGGCCAGGACTGCTGCGCCCGTACCCGCATCCTGGTCCAGCGCTCCGTCCACGACCGCTTCCTGGAGCTGCTCACCCCCGCCGTCGAGGAGATCGTCGTCGGCGACCCGGCCGACGAGAAGACCCAGATGGGCCCGCTCATCTCCCGGGCCCAGCTCGAGCGTGTACGGGCGTACGTCCCCGACTCGCTCCCCGGCATCCGGGGCAAGGCCCCCGAGGGCCCCGGCTTCTGGTTCCCGCCGACCGTCCTCACCGGCCTCGCCGAGGACGCGCCCTGCGCCGTCGAGGAGGTCTTCGGACCGGTCGCCGTCGTCCTGCCCTTCGAGGACGACGCCGACGCCGTCCGCCTCGCCAACGCCACCGAGTACGGCCTGGCCGGCTCGATCTGGACCCGCGACGTGGGCCGCGCGCTGCGCGTCTCACGCGCCGTCCGGGCCGGCAACCTCTCCGTCAACTCCCACTCCAGCGTCCGCTACTGGACCCCGTTCGGCGGCTACCAGCAATCCGGCCTCGGCCGGGAGCTCGGCCCCGACGCCCTCACCGCCTTCACCGAGACCAAGAACGTCTTCATCAGCACGGAAAGCACGGAGGCCTGAACCGCATGAGCACCGAAGAGATCGTCTGCCGCCGTCTGGTCGGCCGTACCGCCGTCATCACCGGGGCCGGCAGCGGCATCGGCCTCGCCACCGCCCGCCGCCTCGCCTCCGAAGGCGCGAACGTCGTCTGCGGCGACATCGACGAGACCGCGGGCAAGGCCGCTGCGGAGGAGGTCGGCGGCACGTTCGTCAAGGTGAACGTCACCGACCCCGAGGAGGTCGAGAACCTCTTCAAGGTCGCCTTCGACACCTACGGATCCGTGGACATCGCCTTCAACAACGCGGGCATCTCCCCGCCCGACGACGACTCCATCCTCACCACCGGCCTGGAGGCCTGGAAGCGCGTCCAGGACGTCAACCTCACCTCGGTCTACCTGTGCTGCAAGGCCGCACTGCCCTACATGCAGCGACAGGGCCGCGGCTCCATCATCAACACCGCCTCCTTCGTCGCCATCATGGGCGCGGCCACCAGCCAGATCTCGTACACCGCCTCCAAGGGCGGCGTGCTCGCCATGTCCCGCGAACTGGGCGTCCAGTTCGCCCGCGAGGGCATCCGCGTCAACGCCCTCTGCCCCGGGCCGGTCAACACCCCGCTCCTCCAGGAGCTGTTCGCCAAGGACCCGGAGCGGGCCGCCCGCCGGCTCGTGCACATCCCCCTCGGCCGCTTCGCCGAGGCCGAGGAGATCGCCGCCGCCGTCGCCTTCCTCGCCAGCGACGACTCCTCCTTCATCAACGCCACCGACTTCCTCGTCGACGGCGGCATCTCGGGCGCGTACGTGACCCCCCTCTAGACCGTTCACCCACCCTCCCCCCCCACCCCGACAGCCGGGCGTCGCAAGGCGCCCGGCTGTCGTGCATCCGGACATCCCCGACAGGAGCGCGCCCATGAACCCCCGATTCCGCCGGATCACTGCCGCGGCCGCCACGGTTCTCGCCCTCGCCGGCCTGGTCACCGCCGCACCCGCCCACGCGCGACCCGGGAAGTGCCCCACCCTGAAGGCCTCCGAGGGCTGGTACGGCGACAACCGCGCCAGACTGCAGGAGCTCGTCGACGCGCACTGCGGGGACAGGGGCGCCGACCGGCCCGTCGCCGTCTTCGACTGGGACAACACGGTCATCAAGAACGACGTCGGCGACGCCACGATGTACTGGCTCCTGCGCAACAGCCGCATCCGTCCGCCCGCGAACGACGACTGGACCACGACCAGCCGCCATCTGACCCGGGACGCGGCCGCCGCCCTGCGCGACGCCTGCCCCACCGGTGTCCGCACCCTGCCCACGGGCACCGACACCCGCTGCGCCGACGAGATCCTCTCCGTCTACGCGGAGGGCGCCACGACCACCGGCAGTAAGGCGTTCACGGGCTTCGACCACCGTCGGACGGAACCGCAGTACGCCTGGCTCGCCCAGCTCCTGCGCGGCTGGACCACCCGCCAGGTCGAGTCCTTCGCCGCGGCCGCCCGCGCCGAGAGCCTCGCCGCTCCGATCGGCGCCACCCAGCAGGTCGGCACCGGCGAAGTCAGCGCCTGGGTCCGCTACTACGAGCAGCAGCGCGACCTCGTCCGTACCCTCCGCACGGCGGGCTTCGACGTCTGGATCGTCTCGGCCTCGCCCGAACCGGTCGTCGACGTCTGGGCCCAGGGCGTCGGCATCGCGTCCTCGCACGCCATAGGCATCCGCAACATCACCGAGCGCGGCCGGCTCGGCGCCCGGCTGAAGGGCTGCGGCGGCGTCCGCGACGGCGAGGACTCGATGATCACGTACATCGACGGCAAGCGCTGTTGGATCAACCAGGAGATCTTCGGCGTGCGCGGACCCGCCGCCGAGCGGGTCCAACCGGCCTCCCGGCGCCAGGTGTTCGCCGCAGGCGATTCCGACACCGACATCTCCTTCCTGCGCGATGCGACCGGACTGCGCCTGGTCCTCAACCGCAACAAGAACGAGCTGATGTGCCGCGCCTACGACAACAGCGACGGCCGCTGGATCGTGAACCCGATGTTCATCGAGCCGAAGAAGCAGAAGACGAGCCCCTATCCGTGCGCCACCACCGCCTACACCGCCGCCGACGGCACGGCACAGCCCGTGCGGCGCGCCGACGGCAGTGTCGTGCCCGATCAATGGGACTCCGTGTTCGGCTCCTGAACCCGCCCTCTAGGCTTGCGGGATGAGCATGACGACCCCTCCCGGCTGGTACCCGGACCCGGCCACGCCCACCGTCGAACGCTGGTGGGACGGTACGACCTGGACCGCGCACACCCGGCAGGCGACGGCGCCCACGACGGCTGTCGCCGCTCTTCCGGCGCCTGGCCGCGGGCGGGGCAGGGCCGTCGCGCTCGGTGCCGGCGCGGTGGCCGTCGTCGCTGCGGTCGTCGCCGGTGTCGTCGCCCTCGTCGGCGGTGACGAGGAGAAGGACCCGGGCATGGCGGGTCCGACCGCGGCGACCACGACCACCTCGGCGCCGACCTCCACCTCCTCCAGCAGCCCTCCCGCCGAGGACCTCACGAAGGTCGTCGACCAGCTCAACGGGATCACGCTCCCGATCATCAAGGGCTGGGAGAAGCCGGAGTTCCACTCGGGCGGCGCGCCGACGATCACGACCGTCGGTGAGTACGCCTGCCCCGGCGCCACCAACAAGCAGTGCCGGCACGGCACCGTGTCCTCCCATTCGGCGTCGGGCACCGACGCCGCCACCCCCGAGGCCATGGCCAAGGAGGACATCGCCCTGGCCGCCGACGCCTTCTTCGGGGACGACGTCTTCGGGAACTGGCTGTACGGCGACATCCAGTCCCACAAGCAGGTCGCCGCCCGCCCCGCCGTCGTCGCCGGACGCACCGGCTATCTGGTCCGGTGGCAGGTCACCACCGGCAAGGGCCCCGGCGGCTACGTCCAGTCGCTCGTCTTCCCGTCCCCCACGGGCAGCGAGTCGCCGGTCGTCGTGCGCTTCGCCTTCGACGCGGGAGCCGACGGCCCGCCGCTCGCCGCGATGGACGAGATCACCAAGGGGATCCTGCCCATCGGCAGCGCGACGGGCGGGGGAGTGGGCAGCTCGATCACCCCGGGCTCCTGACCGCCGGTCAGAGGAAGGTACGGCCCTCGCCCCGGTACGTGGGGACGGTCGCCGTGATCCGGTCGCCCTCGATCAGCCGCAGGCTGTCGAACCGCTCGCACAGCTCCCCGGCCTTCGCATGCCGGAACCACACCTTGTCCCCGATGAGGAGATCGTCGGCAGGGGACCCGAGCAGCGGCGTCTGCACCTCGCCGGGACCCTCCTGGGGGTCGTAACGCAGCCCCTCCGGGAGGTACGGGACGGGCAGCCGGTCCACGCCCGCCGCACCGGACGCGGGGTAGCCGCCGCCGAGCACCGTCACCACGCCGACGCCGGGCCGGCGCACGACGGGCTGCGCGAAGAGAGCCGCCGGCCGGCCGGTGAAGGACGTGTAGTTGTCGAAGAGCCGCGGCACATAGAGCCCCGAGCCGGCGGCGATCTCGGTCACCGCGTCCTCGGCCGCCGTGTGCTGCACGCTGCCCGTACCACCGCCGTTGACGAACTCCAGGTCCGGCGCCACCGCCCGCACCGCACGGACCACGGCCGCGCGCCGGGACTCCAGCTCCTTGCGGGCGGCCGACTGCATGAGCCGGATCGCCCGGGACCGCAGCGGCCGTCCGGCCACCGCGTCCCCCACACCCGCGACATGCCCCTCGTACGCCATGATCCCGACGAGCCGGAAGCCCGGCCGACGGGCGACGGAGCGGGCCAGCTCGGCGAGCTGGGCGGGCTCGCGCAGCGGGGAGCGCAGCGCGCCGATCCGCACCCGGCCGCCGAGCAGCCGGAGCGACGTGTCCAGCTCCAGACAGATCCGGATCTCCTCGCCGCCACCCGCGCGTGCCGCGTCGATCAGGTCCAGCTGCGCCGGGTCGTCGACCATCAGGGTCACGGCGGCGGCCAGTTTGGGGTCGTTCGCCAGTTCACCGAACGCGGTCCGGTCGGCGGACGGATAGGCGAGCAGGACGTCCTCGAACCCGGCCCGGGCCAGCCACAGCGACTCGTCGAGCGTGAATGACATGATCCCCGCGAAGCCCTCGCGCGCCAGCACCCGCTCAAGGAGCGCGCGGCACCGCACGGACTTGCTCGCCACCCGGATCGGCTTGCCACCGGCGCGCCGCACGAGGTCGTCGGCGTTGGCGTCGAACGCCTCCAGATCGACGATGGCGACAGGCGCGTCGAGATGGGCGGTGGCCCGGTCGTACCGGGCCCGGTCGGCGGCGCGGGGAGTCATGGCCTGAGCTTGCCAGACGGGTTTACGGGTGGGTAGCCCCTGGGTTCCCGCGCTGCGGGGAACAGCCCGTAGAGTGGCGGGCATTGCCGGGGCAGGCATCACAACGGGACGACCAGGGGGACGGGGATGAGCACCGACGCGCACCACCCCACGTCCCGCATCACCGACGCCCTGCTCCCACCCACGTCGACGAGCCCGAGCCCCGACGCCGGAAGCACCCCCGCGCCGCCCGGCATCCCGGGCCGGCCCGCCGCCGCGCCAGGCGCGAACGCCGCCCCGCCGCGTCCGGCCCAGCCGCCGGCTGCCCCGGCCGGTACGGCTCCGGTGGCGCCCGGCGCCAGGCAGTCCACCCCGGCCCCGCCGACGGGTGCCTCCGCCGGGCATCCGCGTACCGCGCCCGTGGCGGCCACCCCGGCTGCTCCGGCTGCCACGGCTCCGGCGACGCCGGGCGCCGGACACGCAGCCCGTACCGCCCCGCCGCGGCCGGCGGCTGCCCCGCCCGTGGCCCCCGTGGGCCACGCCATGCCGGCGGATGGCTCCGGCGCGCCTCGGCGTCCGGCGTCCATGCCGGTTGCCCCGGGCGCCGGACACACGGTCCCCGCCCCGCCGCGGCCGGCGGCTGCCCCGCCCATACCGCCCGTGGGTCGTCCCACCCCCGCCGGTGCCGCCTCCGGTGTGCCTCCACAGCAGCCCATGGCCGTTCCCCGAACCGCGCCCACCGCCGGTGGTGGCCATCGACCGCCCGGCGCCGTCCCCTCCCCGCGCCCCGTGGGCCCCGCCCCCGCCTCCGATCTGCCCGCAGTCGAGACGACGACCCGACTGCGACCCATCCGCGCCACCGAGCCCCCGCGCCCGGTGCCTCCCCGGCCCGAGCCCCCGCGCCCCGTGCCTCCCCGGCCCGAGCCCCCGCGCTCCGCGCCCCCGCGCCACCACCACGCCGCGTACCGTCCCTTCACCGTGCCGCCCGAGAGTCCCGTCGAGACCACCACCCGGCTGCGGCCCATCCGTGAGCGGCGGACCGGGCGGGTCGTCGCCGCCGGGGTCTGTCTCGTCCTCGGGGTCGGGCTCATCGGCGGGGCCGTCGCCGGGGCCGTGCTCGCCGCCACCGACGCCGGAGCAGCCGCCGAGCCCGCGGGGTACGAGCAGGCCAAGAGCCTGTGGCACGACGTCCCCGTCGACACCCTCTTCCCCCGTTCCCTCGCCGGCCCCGGCGCCGGCCCCGGCGCGGCCGATCGCACCTGGACGCGGGTCGTCGTCGCGGCCGACGCCCCCTGCTCGGCCGCCGTCCTGCAGAAGAGCCTGCTCACGGCCGTGCAGGCGGTCGGCTGCGACCGCGTCCTGCGAGCCACCTACACCGACGCCACCGCCAGCAGCGTCGTCACCGTCGGCCTCGTCTTCACCCAGGCCGAGCCCGAAGCCACCCGCTCCCTCGCCGGCCAGGGAGCCGCC contains:
- a CDS encoding TDT family transporter; protein product: MATLAASRPVPRATTPGARATAVRHLGPNWYASVMGTAIVANAGATLPVHVPGLRTACTAVWALSFAMLLALVAARSAHWIHHRDQARKHLMDPAVAPFYGCLSMALLAVGGGTLLVGQDWLGLPAAVAIDTVLFTTGSAIGLAAAVAIPYLMVVHHRIESASPVWFLPVVAPMVSAALGPLLLPHLPAGQAQQTLLIACYAMFGISLLATLVMLPLVFGRLVTGGPLPLALTPTLFLVLGPLGQSTTAANKFADVATGVLPAPYAHGFAAFAVLYGVPVMGFALLWLALAGAMVVRARRQGMGFAMTWWAFTFPVGTCVTGAEGLAHHTGLAVFRWLAIALYVFLVAAWLVAGFHTLRGLFSGALLAGPGTAPAGPRSVTARTR
- the eat gene encoding ethanolamine permease, which encodes MTLEDTSGDKTAPDDYLERRALRRGSAGWLLLTGLGVAYVVSGDFSGWNIGLSKGGFGGLAVATVLMGAMYACLVFALAELSAILPTAGGGYGFARRALGTWGGFLTGTAILIEYILAPAAIAIFIGDYVESLGLFGLESGWPVYLACFVIFIGIHLWGVGEALRFSLIVTAIAVAALVIFALGALSDFHVDGLNDIPVDTDALGSNSWLPYGLLGIWAAFPFGMWFFLGVEGVPLAAEEAKDPVRSMPKALAISMGILVLLAVMTFFASTGARGSAAIQEAGNPLVVALQGDGDPTLLSRFVNYAGLAGLVASFFSLIYAGSRQLFALSRAGYLPRFLSLTSRRKSPYLGLLIPGAIGFALAAGTGNGARMLNIAVFGATISYALMALSHIVLRRREPELHRPYRTPGGVVTSSVAFVLALSALVATFLVDKDAAFIALGVYVIALAYFAFYSRKHLVAKAPEEEFAALAAAEAELERD
- a CDS encoding gamma-glutamyl-gamma-aminobutyrate hydrolase family protein, giving the protein MSKPLIGVTTYLDQARWGVWDMPAALLPAQYPRLVQASGGLAAMLPPDDPSAAAAVVARLDGLVVAGGADVEPVRYGAEPDPRTGPPARARDAWELALVEAALASGTPVLGICRGMQLLNVALGGTLVQHLEGHVEAVGVIGRHAVKPVPGTLYASLVPELTSVPTYHHQAVDRLGEGLAPSAYAEDGTPEAIELAAPAWALGVQWHPEMAEDLRVMQGLIKAAS
- a CDS encoding FCD domain-containing protein; the protein is MPDRLTPVLRPVRAGNGFEEALEQILQVVRLGLVPGGERLPAERELADRMGISRVTLREVLKVLQEQGLVESRRGRYGGTFVLHRPQTADEDELRRRIATIDVEDTLRFREVLEVGAAGLCAAHGLTSEGTERLRAALTATHDAPLADYRRQDTLLHLTLAELSGSPTLTAQYAAVRATVNDLLDCIPLLVRNLEHSQHQHTALIEAVLDGDADAAREVMREHCGGTAALLRGFLT
- a CDS encoding LysR family transcriptional regulator, which produces MSSEPIETAPLSHRVPDLGALELLLAVARHGSLGRAAREVGITQPAASSRIRSMERQLGVALVDRSPRGSRLTDAGALVTDWARRIVEAAEAFDAGAQALRGRRDSRLRVAASMTIAEYLLPGWLIALRAERPDTAVSLMAGNSAAVAERLLADEADLGFVEGLAVPDGLDGAVVARDRLVVVAAPSHAWARRRKPLDPGELAATPLILRERGSGTRQVLDSALSAHGGLAQPLLELASTTAVKAAAVSSAGPAVLSELAVAEELTSRRLVEIPVEGVLLRRDLRAVWPTGHRPTGPARDLLSLTRARPTG